One Serpentinicella alkaliphila DNA segment encodes these proteins:
- a CDS encoding DUF1385 domain-containing protein → MSNSNIKSVGGQALIEGVMMRGTKDIAIAVRRPDRTIEIKREPVTGIVQKYKLSKIPILRGGIALIDSMVLGVRSLMYSAEIAEEGIETPTEPDKFESFMKKVFKDQADDVLIYVSVFFALALSVGIFIFLPTLVSGFLTTYINKGLFLSLFEGILRLSMFVIYVLIISRMDDMKRVFQYHGAEHKAIYCYENGEALTVENAKKYTTLHPRCGTSFVFIVMMVSIIMFSFISWESALMRMGLRLALLPVVAGISFEILKIAGKKQSSIVKIVSYPGLMMQKLTTFEPDDEQLEVALEALRNVLEEEDIVVL, encoded by the coding sequence ATGTCTAATTCAAATATTAAAAGTGTTGGTGGTCAGGCTCTTATTGAGGGAGTTATGATGCGAGGAACAAAAGATATAGCTATCGCCGTAAGAAGGCCTGATAGGACGATTGAAATAAAAAGAGAACCAGTAACTGGTATAGTACAAAAATATAAATTATCAAAAATACCTATATTAAGAGGCGGAATAGCCCTAATTGATTCTATGGTATTAGGTGTAAGGTCCCTTATGTATTCAGCAGAAATTGCAGAAGAAGGAATTGAAACACCAACTGAACCCGATAAATTTGAAAGTTTTATGAAAAAAGTATTTAAAGATCAGGCTGACGATGTATTAATTTATGTTTCAGTTTTCTTTGCCCTAGCCCTATCTGTAGGTATATTTATTTTTCTACCTACGTTGGTTTCAGGTTTTTTAACAACCTATATTAACAAAGGTCTATTCTTAAGTTTATTTGAAGGAATATTAAGGTTAAGTATGTTTGTTATTTATGTGCTTATAATTTCAAGAATGGACGATATGAAAAGAGTATTTCAATATCATGGTGCTGAGCATAAGGCAATTTACTGCTATGAAAATGGTGAAGCTTTAACTGTAGAAAATGCGAAAAAATATACAACTTTACATCCGAGATGTGGAACAAGCTTTGTTTTTATCGTAATGATGGTAAGTATTATTATGTTTTCATTTATTAGCTGGGAAAGTGCTTTAATGAGGATGGGACTAAGACTAGCCTTACTTCCCGTGGTTGCGGGTATTTCATTTGAAATTTTAAAGATTGCTGGAAAAAAACAGTCTTCAATTGTAAAAATCGTTAGCTATCCTGGTTTAATGATGCAAAAACTAACGACATTCGAACCTGATGATGAGCAATTAGAAGTTGCCTTAGAGGCATTAAGAAATGTATTGGAAGAGGAAGATATTGTAGTTCTATAA
- a CDS encoding sodium-dependent transporter — protein MSLETKQREQWGSRVAFILAAAGSAVGLGNIWRFPYVVGTNGGAAFVIIYLFIIALIGYPMMVTEMAIGQKTKRNAIGAFRDLAPNTPWWVAGALGVLAGFVILSFYSVVAGWTLSYFFKTLAGDLGVGTDFVGTFIGHITSDWAPLFWHFVFMGLTLGIIGLGVVKGIEKTVKILMPALFVLLIALVGRALTLPGAGAGVEFLIKPDFSKITAQSILGAVGQAFFTLSLGMGCMITYGSYLDDKENINDNAAWVVGLDTAVALIAGFAIFPAVFALGFDPAAGGGLAFITLPAVFASMPGGTIFGAAFFLLLAVAALTSAISLLEVVVAYYIDEKGWSRQKASLIIGTLIFILGIPASLSMGRWSGFTILGYNFFDFLDFLQESILLPVGGLLTAIFAGYVWSAKKTREHSNINKSAIRLGTWFDVLIMYVSPIAVSVVMVTGLVDKLKDIVPNIRPIAYGSLSLIILFAVWAVNDARKKLATEKAKA, from the coding sequence ATGAGTTTAGAAACGAAACAAAGAGAACAATGGGGTTCTAGAGTTGCATTCATTCTTGCTGCTGCTGGGTCTGCTGTTGGATTAGGAAACATCTGGCGTTTCCCTTATGTTGTTGGTACAAATGGAGGAGCTGCGTTCGTAATTATTTATCTTTTTATAATCGCACTTATTGGATATCCTATGATGGTAACTGAAATGGCTATTGGTCAAAAAACAAAGAGAAACGCAATTGGTGCCTTTAGAGATTTAGCACCAAACACACCATGGTGGGTTGCAGGGGCCCTAGGGGTACTTGCAGGGTTCGTAATTCTGTCATTCTACTCTGTAGTTGCTGGTTGGACATTATCTTACTTCTTTAAAACACTAGCTGGTGATTTAGGAGTTGGAACTGATTTTGTTGGCACTTTTATTGGTCACATTACAAGTGACTGGGCGCCACTATTTTGGCACTTTGTATTTATGGGTCTTACCTTAGGAATTATCGGATTAGGAGTTGTTAAAGGTATTGAAAAAACTGTTAAAATTTTAATGCCTGCATTATTTGTACTTTTAATAGCATTAGTTGGTAGAGCTTTAACATTACCAGGGGCTGGAGCAGGGGTAGAGTTCCTTATAAAACCTGACTTTAGCAAAATTACTGCACAGTCTATATTAGGTGCCGTAGGGCAAGCATTCTTTACACTTAGTTTAGGTATGGGTTGTATGATCACTTACGGAAGTTATTTAGATGATAAAGAAAACATTAATGATAACGCAGCTTGGGTAGTTGGATTAGATACAGCTGTTGCTTTAATCGCTGGTTTCGCTATCTTCCCAGCAGTATTCGCATTAGGATTTGACCCAGCAGCAGGTGGTGGATTAGCATTTATTACTCTTCCAGCAGTATTTGCATCTATGCCTGGTGGAACGATTTTCGGAGCAGCATTCTTCTTATTACTAGCTGTTGCAGCTTTAACATCTGCTATATCGCTTCTTGAAGTAGTTGTTGCTTACTATATTGACGAAAAAGGTTGGTCAAGACAAAAAGCTTCACTTATTATTGGTACTTTAATTTTCATACTTGGAATTCCTGCATCTTTATCAATGGGTAGATGGTCAGGATTCACGATTTTAGGATATAACTTCTTCGATTTCTTAGATTTCCTACAAGAAAGTATTTTACTTCCTGTTGGTGGGTTATTAACAGCAATATTTGCTGGTTATGTATGGTCAGCTAAGAAAACTAGAGAACATTCAAATATTAATAAATCTGCTATTAGATTAGGTACTTGGTTTGATGTTTTAATTATGTATGTTTCTCCTATCGCAGTTTCTGTAGTTATGGTAACTGGATTAGTTGATAAATTAAAAGACATCGTTCCAAATATTAGACCAATAGCTTATGGATCTCTTTCATTAATTATCTTATTTGCAGTTTGGGCTGTGAATGATGCAAGAAAGAAATTAGCTACTGAAAAAGCAAAAGCGTAA
- the glpX gene encoding class II fructose-bisphosphatase, giving the protein MNRNLAVDLVRVTETAALGAAKHLGRGDKNAADQAGVDGMRKMFDTLDIEGIVVIGEGELDEAPMLYIGEVVGSCGQSSVKVDIAVDPVEGTNAVAKGLPNAIAVVAVAPRGCLLNAPDMYMNKIAVGPKAAGKIHIDAPVIENLKATAESLNKSIEDLTVTILDRPRHEEIIRQCREAGARIKLFNDGDVAAALATCFDHTGVDILLGIGGAPEGVIAAAALKCMGGEFQGKLIPYEDAEIARCIKMGVDVNKVLYMNDLVKGDEAYFAATGISDGELLKGVVYAGNGRVKTHSVVMRSETGTIRFIEAIHKLNKKPKYAY; this is encoded by the coding sequence TTGAATCGTAATCTGGCTGTTGATCTAGTAAGGGTGACTGAAACTGCGGCTTTAGGTGCTGCAAAGCATTTAGGTAGAGGTGATAAAAATGCTGCAGACCAGGCTGGAGTAGATGGAATGAGAAAGATGTTTGATACATTAGATATAGAGGGTATAGTAGTTATAGGGGAAGGTGAACTTGACGAGGCCCCAATGCTATATATCGGGGAAGTTGTTGGAAGTTGTGGACAAAGCTCTGTGAAGGTGGATATAGCTGTGGACCCTGTGGAAGGTACTAATGCTGTAGCTAAAGGACTTCCGAATGCCATAGCTGTTGTTGCAGTAGCCCCTAGAGGATGTCTCCTAAATGCCCCTGATATGTACATGAATAAAATTGCTGTAGGACCTAAGGCTGCAGGTAAAATACATATTGATGCTCCAGTAATCGAGAATTTAAAAGCAACTGCAGAGTCTTTAAATAAAAGCATAGAAGATTTAACTGTTACAATATTAGATAGACCAAGACATGAAGAAATTATTAGACAATGCCGGGAGGCAGGTGCGAGAATTAAGCTATTTAATGATGGGGATGTTGCAGCAGCTTTAGCAACATGCTTTGATCATACAGGTGTTGATATACTACTAGGCATTGGTGGTGCTCCAGAAGGTGTTATTGCAGCAGCAGCACTTAAGTGTATGGGTGGAGAATTTCAAGGAAAATTAATACCATATGAGGACGCAGAAATAGCAAGATGTATAAAAATGGGTGTAGATGTCAATAAAGTGTTATATATGAATGATTTAGTAAAGGGAGATGAAGCTTACTTTGCTGCTACAGGAATTTCTGATGGAGAGCTTTTAAAGGGGGTTGTTTATGCAGGGAATGGAAGAGTAAAAACCCACTCTGTTGTAATGAGATCAGAAACTGGAACTATTCGTTTTATTGAAGCAATTCATAAGTTAAATAAAAAGCCTAAGTATGCTTATTAA
- a CDS encoding TetR/AcrR family transcriptional regulator yields MKLPIHRKERVILTAIEIINDLGIQGLSTREIAKREEISEGTLFKHFKNKNEILLGVLEHYSQYDMDIIESIKLKKLPFTEAIKYFIDSYALYYENYPEITAITQIYEVLANDQNLAVKVMDIYNVRYKFMYDTIESGKLSGELSPDIDSIILSDTILGLFNAICLRWRFEKFNFSLQNQTMLAMDMILKCIYK; encoded by the coding sequence ATGAAATTACCCATACATAGAAAAGAACGTGTTATATTAACAGCAATAGAGATAATTAATGATTTAGGTATACAAGGTCTATCCACTAGAGAAATTGCAAAAAGGGAAGAAATTTCAGAGGGCACCTTATTTAAACACTTTAAAAATAAAAATGAAATATTATTAGGTGTTTTAGAGCACTACTCACAATATGATATGGATATTATTGAGTCTATAAAATTAAAAAAGCTTCCTTTTACTGAAGCAATAAAATATTTTATTGATTCTTACGCTTTATATTATGAAAATTACCCCGAAATAACCGCAATTACACAGATTTATGAAGTGTTAGCAAATGACCAAAATCTAGCTGTAAAGGTTATGGATATTTACAATGTTCGATATAAGTTTATGTATGATACTATTGAAAGTGGAAAACTATCAGGAGAGCTTTCACCTGACATTGATAGTATTATTTTATCTGATACAATTTTAGGTCTTTTTAATGCCATATGTTTAAGGTGGAGGTTTGAAAAATTTAATTTCTCTCTTCAAAATCAGACAATGTTGGCTATGGATATGATTTTAAAATGTATATATAAATAA
- a CDS encoding HD-GYP domain-containing protein, which yields MRKKYVLLRDCSEMDVLAEDILNNYGLPLVVKNTNINSFIKERLEQFNVERVLIYEFESDIFCNDISERNEIYEQYKTNIDCLKDLLNKLSSGKEIEKKMITNISDSIYSWQDDQEKVISMLTKVKSADVYTYTHCLNTAFYSMLIAKWLRLSQEDIKKAIQSALLHDVGKIKIDTEILNKKGSLTDEEYNEIKNHSLYGYEILKTMGNIDIDVMNGVLHHHERIDGSGYPFGIKGNKINIFSKIVSIADVYDAMISDRVYKRRTSPFEVFKLFLTTGIGAFDPSILDAFINNISVYYTGSNVWLNNEKTGEIVFIPPYDVSNPIIHVESEYIDLSLQSDMKIVCII from the coding sequence ATGAGAAAGAAGTACGTATTGCTTAGAGATTGTTCAGAAATGGATGTATTAGCAGAGGATATTTTAAATAACTATGGTTTACCACTAGTTGTGAAAAATACTAATATCAACTCTTTTATTAAGGAGAGATTAGAACAGTTTAATGTTGAAAGAGTGTTGATTTATGAATTCGAAAGTGATATTTTTTGCAATGATATAAGTGAGAGAAATGAAATTTATGAACAATATAAAACAAATATTGACTGTTTAAAGGATTTGTTAAATAAGCTGTCATCTGGTAAAGAAATAGAAAAAAAGATGATAACCAATATATCTGATTCAATATATAGCTGGCAAGATGATCAAGAAAAAGTAATCAGCATGTTAACGAAGGTTAAAAGTGCTGATGTATATACATATACACACTGTCTCAATACCGCATTTTACTCAATGCTTATTGCTAAGTGGCTAAGACTTTCACAAGAGGACATAAAAAAGGCTATACAATCAGCTCTTTTGCATGATGTCGGGAAAATAAAAATAGATACAGAGATTTTAAATAAAAAGGGAAGCCTAACAGATGAGGAGTATAATGAAATAAAAAACCATTCATTGTATGGATACGAAATTTTAAAAACCATGGGCAATATTGATATTGATGTTATGAATGGAGTGCTCCATCATCATGAAAGAATAGATGGCTCAGGATATCCTTTTGGAATAAAAGGAAATAAAATAAATATTTTTTCAAAAATTGTTTCCATAGCAGATGTTTATGATGCAATGATTTCAGACAGAGTCTATAAAAGAAGAACTAGTCCCTTTGAGGTGTTTAAACTTTTTTTAACTACAGGAATCGGTGCCTTTGATCCTTCTATACTTGATGCATTTATTAACAATATTTCAGTATACTATACTGGATCAAATGTATGGCTAAATAATGAAAAGACTGGGGAAATAGTATTTATTCCACCTTATGATGTAAGTAATCCAATAATACATGTGGAGTCAGAATACATAGACTTATCTCTACAAAGTGATATGAAAATAGTATGTATTATCTAA
- a CDS encoding thymidine kinase, with amino-acid sequence MVDLMEYSQAGSIEMIVGPMYAGKSEELLRRINRANIAGLKVLVFKPAIDDRYSVDNIACHNGKQMKCIAVEDAQRLQSYIKENPDYDVLAIDEVQFLGEEIIQVCKDSADSGKRVICSGLDMDFRGEPFQVVPQLMALAEYVTKLTAVCVVCKMPATRTQRLVNGKPAKYSDPIILVGAEEGYEARCRKCHEVIK; translated from the coding sequence ATGGTAGATTTAATGGAGTACTCTCAAGCTGGAAGTATTGAAATGATAGTAGGACCTATGTATGCGGGTAAAAGCGAGGAGTTACTTAGAAGAATTAATCGTGCTAATATTGCTGGTCTCAAGGTATTAGTTTTTAAGCCAGCTATTGATGATAGATATTCCGTAGATAATATTGCTTGTCATAATGGTAAACAAATGAAATGTATTGCTGTAGAGGATGCGCAGCGGTTACAAAGCTACATAAAAGAAAATCCAGACTATGATGTTTTAGCTATAGATGAAGTACAATTTCTTGGAGAAGAAATTATACAAGTATGTAAAGATTCTGCAGATAGCGGAAAAAGGGTTATTTGTTCCGGACTAGATATGGATTTTAGAGGGGAACCTTTTCAAGTAGTACCGCAACTAATGGCATTAGCAGAGTATGTAACAAAGCTAACTGCTGTGTGTGTGGTTTGTAAAATGCCTGCTACTAGAACCCAAAGGTTAGTAAACGGGAAGCCTGCTAAATATAGTGACCCTATAATTCTAGTTGGAGCAGAAGAAGGCTATGAAGCTAGATGTAGAAAATGTCATGAAGTGATAAAATAG
- the rho gene encoding transcription termination factor Rho: MGGVILNLEELENMKLQEIKDVAKEMGLTNLSKYKKSEIIEWIVEQKKDVKLEEKSSNLISENQNSEVVVEKAQVDARKQHALPQHLSDELPESGEVEIVEGILEIHQDGYGFLRRDNYLSSDNDIYISPSQIRRFSMRTGDKITGITRPPKSGEKFKALLYVKKINNLNPESAIRRPHFEDLTPVYPKERMSLEKNSTELATRLIDLIAPIGKGQRGVIVAPPKAGKTILMQKIANSVAENHPEIEIIVLLIDERPEEVTDMQRSIKGEVVYSTFDELPSHHIKVAEMVLNRAQRLVEHGKDVLILLDSITRLARAYNLTIPPTGRTLSGGLDPGALHKPKRFFGAARKLEEGGSLTIIATALVETGSRMDDVIFEEFKGTGNMELHLDRKLSEKRIFPAVDINKSGTRREELLLSQSEMEAVLNVRRALGNQPVQEVTEKVISLLLQSKRNVDFVEMIRKTL, encoded by the coding sequence ATGGGGGGTGTTATATTGAATTTAGAAGAATTAGAAAATATGAAGCTACAGGAAATTAAGGATGTAGCTAAGGAAATGGGATTAACGAATCTATCAAAATATAAAAAGAGTGAAATTATCGAATGGATAGTCGAACAGAAAAAAGATGTTAAACTGGAAGAAAAAAGTAGCAATCTTATAAGTGAAAATCAAAATAGTGAAGTGGTAGTAGAAAAGGCTCAAGTCGATGCAAGAAAGCAGCATGCACTACCACAGCATTTATCAGATGAACTGCCAGAAAGCGGTGAAGTAGAAATAGTAGAGGGTATATTAGAAATTCATCAGGATGGATATGGATTTTTAAGAAGAGATAATTATTTATCTAGTGATAATGATATTTACATATCCCCTTCGCAAATAAGAAGATTTAGTATGAGAACCGGAGATAAGATTACAGGAATTACAAGACCACCTAAAAGTGGTGAGAAATTTAAAGCCCTTCTTTATGTTAAAAAAATAAATAATTTAAATCCAGAGTCTGCAATCCGAAGACCACATTTTGAAGATCTTACCCCAGTTTATCCCAAAGAAAGAATGAGTTTAGAAAAAAATTCCACAGAGTTAGCAACTAGGTTGATTGACCTAATCGCACCTATTGGAAAAGGTCAGAGGGGTGTAATTGTCGCGCCACCGAAGGCGGGTAAAACTATTTTAATGCAAAAAATAGCTAATAGTGTTGCAGAAAATCACCCAGAGATAGAGATTATAGTACTTCTGATTGATGAGCGACCAGAGGAAGTTACTGATATGCAAAGGTCTATAAAAGGTGAGGTTGTATACTCTACATTTGATGAACTACCAAGTCATCATATTAAAGTAGCAGAAATGGTATTAAATAGAGCCCAAAGATTAGTAGAGCATGGTAAAGACGTATTAATTCTTTTAGATAGTATAACAAGATTAGCTAGGGCATATAACTTAACAATTCCTCCTACTGGTAGAACCCTTTCAGGAGGGCTAGATCCTGGAGCACTGCATAAGCCTAAAAGGTTTTTTGGTGCCGCTAGAAAGCTAGAAGAGGGCGGTAGTTTAACAATAATAGCTACAGCTTTAGTTGAAACAGGAAGCCGTATGGATGATGTTATTTTTGAAGAATTCAAAGGTACAGGAAATATGGAGCTACATTTAGACAGAAAGCTTTCAGAAAAAAGAATTTTCCCTGCTGTTGATATTAATAAATCAGGAACAAGAAGGGAAGAATTACTATTAAGCCAAAGCGAAATGGAGGCTGTTTTAAATGTGAGGAGGGCCTTGGGTAATCAACCTGTTCAGGAAGTTACTGAAAAGGTAATTAGTCTACTATTACAGAGTAAGAGGAATGTTGATTTTGTGGAAATGATTAGAAAAACACTATAA
- a CDS encoding response regulator: MKKVLIVDDATFMRISLRCILEKNGFEVIGEGKNGVEAISKYIDLRPDILTLDITMPEKNGIEVLKEIINIDPKANVVIISALGQETFVTEAVKLGAKGFLVKPFKEDFIIRTLSKL, from the coding sequence TTGAAAAAAGTACTTATTGTTGATGATGCAACCTTTATGAGGATTTCCCTAAGATGCATACTCGAAAAAAATGGTTTCGAAGTTATTGGCGAGGGTAAAAATGGTGTCGAGGCTATAAGTAAGTATATTGATTTAAGACCTGATATATTAACACTAGATATTACTATGCCTGAAAAAAATGGAATTGAAGTGTTGAAAGAAATTATTAATATTGACCCTAAGGCTAATGTTGTAATAATCTCTGCTCTAGGACAAGAAACTTTTGTTACGGAAGCAGTTAAACTTGGTGCAAAAGGTTTTCTAGTAAAGCCATTTAAAGAAGATTTTATAATTAGGACATTAAGTAAATTATAA
- a CDS encoding HlyC/CorC family transporter, with protein MFGSSLGKIVLLLFLLILSAFFSTSETALMALSKIRARHMVDDEIVGAELVSRLIKEPSKLLGTILVGNNIVNIAASAIATSLAIDYYGDSGVVVSTVIMTFLVLVFAEITPKSWAAQNAERVSVRVGRPMAFIITVLHPIVIVFTFITSGLMKILRINNNHNRPFITEDELRTVVNVSQEEGVLEIDEKEMIHKVFEFGDLQIKDVMIQRTDIVAIDVRLTYEEIIQVIRNEKYTRYPVFKEGIDNIIGILNLRDLLFTENINDNFDIYNYIRTPYYTFEYKRIAELFKEMKKKKVQIAIALDEYGGTAGIVTMEDLIEEIVGDIQDEYDEQENEIEAINHNEYILKGNIRLELVNELLGVNLEAEDIDSIGGLMISELGRLPKLGESIKYSNTKLVLEELEGNRIKKIRIFIEN; from the coding sequence TTGTTTGGAAGCAGTTTAGGAAAAATAGTTCTATTATTATTTCTATTAATTCTTTCAGCTTTTTTTTCTACTTCAGAAACTGCCTTGATGGCTTTAAGTAAAATTAGAGCAAGACACATGGTTGATGATGAGATAGTTGGAGCAGAGTTAGTAAGTAGATTGATAAAGGAGCCTAGCAAGCTCCTAGGTACAATTTTAGTAGGAAATAATATCGTAAATATAGCAGCCTCCGCCATAGCAACATCTCTTGCAATAGATTATTATGGAGACAGTGGTGTGGTAGTTTCAACTGTTATAATGACGTTTTTAGTTTTGGTTTTTGCTGAAATAACCCCTAAATCCTGGGCTGCACAAAATGCAGAAAGAGTTTCTGTAAGAGTTGGCAGACCTATGGCCTTTATTATTACAGTATTACATCCAATAGTTATAGTTTTTACATTTATCACAAGTGGATTAATGAAAATATTAAGAATAAATAATAATCATAATCGCCCTTTTATAACAGAGGATGAACTAAGGACTGTAGTTAATGTAAGTCAAGAAGAAGGTGTTTTGGAAATAGATGAAAAGGAAATGATACATAAAGTATTTGAGTTTGGAGATCTTCAAATTAAAGATGTAATGATACAGAGAACAGATATCGTAGCTATTGATGTAAGGCTTACCTACGAAGAGATTATACAAGTAATTAGGAATGAGAAATATACTCGTTATCCGGTTTTCAAAGAAGGAATAGATAATATAATTGGGATTTTAAATTTAAGAGATTTATTATTTACAGAAAATATAAATGATAATTTTGATATATATAATTATATAAGAACCCCCTATTACACTTTCGAATACAAGAGAATTGCAGAACTATTTAAAGAAATGAAAAAGAAAAAAGTACAAATTGCTATTGCATTAGATGAATATGGGGGAACTGCTGGGATAGTAACAATGGAAGATTTAATTGAAGAAATAGTCGGAGATATACAGGATGAATATGATGAACAGGAAAATGAAATTGAAGCTATAAATCATAACGAATATATTTTAAAAGGAAATATACGTCTAGAGTTAGTAAATGAATTGTTAGGAGTAAATCTAGAGGCAGAGGATATAGATTCCATAGGGGGCCTTATGATCAGTGAGCTGGGAAGATTACCAAAACTTGGTGAATCAATTAAGTATAGTAATACTAAGCTAGTCTTAGAGGAACTAGAAGGAAATAGAATAAAAAAAATAAGAATTTTTATTGAAAATTAA
- a CDS encoding HAD family hydrolase — protein MNNKPKLIILDLDGTVYEDIHHFDYYVDSIKSLLPETTQDNFLKDYQSVLNNEHPLKFGRIYDTHNDLVIVQFNNSIEDVYTWSGSQLEQGKIQDLYPQPVNIDMQRYLSIGDLWWVPNAIAAHYGLNRTQTKQSFFKTREYMMGPDFNMIPVPGFKECLASLQSTIHLVLMTNSPQVDSEVILEKLGLKDLFTEKIFTASKPTKTIEHIKYLSEKYKVSYEEILSIGDNYINEILPASQLSCQTIYIDHHNSGYENLGIVVNSVRGLIPHLNKLID, from the coding sequence ATGAATAACAAGCCTAAGCTGATAATTTTAGATCTAGATGGAACTGTATATGAGGATATACACCATTTTGATTATTATGTAGATTCTATTAAAAGTCTGCTCCCTGAAACTACACAGGATAATTTTCTAAAGGACTACCAGTCAGTTTTAAACAATGAGCATCCATTAAAATTTGGTCGCATATACGATACTCACAATGACCTTGTTATTGTACAATTTAATAATTCTATTGAAGATGTTTATACTTGGAGTGGTTCACAACTTGAACAGGGAAAAATACAGGACCTATACCCCCAACCTGTTAACATCGATATGCAGCGTTACTTAAGTATAGGTGATTTATGGTGGGTTCCTAATGCTATAGCCGCTCATTATGGCTTGAATCGAACGCAAACGAAACAATCGTTTTTTAAAACAAGAGAATATATGATGGGGCCTGACTTTAATATGATTCCAGTCCCAGGGTTTAAAGAATGCTTAGCAAGTCTTCAAAGTACAATTCATTTAGTTTTAATGACTAATAGCCCTCAAGTAGATAGTGAAGTAATTTTAGAGAAATTAGGACTGAAGGATTTGTTTACGGAGAAAATTTTCACAGCCTCAAAACCTACTAAAACTATAGAGCATATAAAATATTTGTCGGAAAAATATAAGGTTTCATATGAAGAAATATTAAGCATTGGAGACAATTATATTAATGAAATTCTTCCGGCTAGTCAATTATCTTGTCAGACTATTTATATTGACCATCACAACAGTGGATATGAGAATCTTGGAATAGTAGTTAATAGTGTAAGAGGTCTTATTCCACATTTAAATAAACTAATTGATTAA
- the rpmE gene encoding 50S ribosomal protein L31, whose amino-acid sequence MKKDIHPNYKEVDVHCACGNNFKTGSTKDEIRVEICSECHPYFTGKQKQMEKGGRVEKFKKKFGM is encoded by the coding sequence GTGAAAAAAGATATACATCCAAACTATAAAGAAGTAGACGTACATTGTGCATGTGGTAACAACTTCAAAACTGGTTCAACTAAAGATGAAATTAGAGTTGAAATCTGTTCAGAGTGCCATCCATACTTTACTGGTAAACAGAAGCAAATGGAAAAAGGTGGACGTGTGGAAAAATTCAAAAAGAAATTTGGAATGTAA
- the fsa gene encoding fructose-6-phosphate aldolase has translation MKLFIDTANVSEIEEIAKWGVLGGVTTNPSLIVKEGRDFKQVIKEITEIVNGPISAEVISENAEEMIAEGKELYKIHENIVIKVPMTAEGLKAVSEFSKLGIPTNVTLVFSGTQALLAARAGASYVSPFLGRLDDIGQSGLSLVEDIVNIFDIHGIDTEIIAASIRNINHVTDCAKAGAHIATIPYSIFKQMVSHPLTDIGIKKFLDDWKSVN, from the coding sequence ATGAAGTTATTTATTGATACAGCTAATGTTAGTGAGATAGAAGAAATAGCTAAGTGGGGGGTTTTAGGAGGGGTTACTACAAATCCTTCATTAATAGTAAAGGAAGGAAGAGATTTTAAGCAGGTTATTAAAGAAATAACTGAAATAGTTAATGGGCCTATAAGTGCTGAGGTTATTTCTGAAAATGCTGAAGAAATGATAGCTGAGGGTAAAGAACTATACAAAATCCATGAAAATATAGTAATTAAAGTACCTATGACTGCGGAGGGATTAAAGGCGGTATCAGAGTTTAGTAAACTTGGAATACCAACAAATGTAACTCTTGTTTTCTCAGGGACTCAGGCTCTTTTAGCAGCAAGGGCGGGTGCTAGTTATGTTAGCCCATTTTTGGGTAGATTAGATGATATAGGTCAAAGTGGATTAAGTTTAGTTGAAGATATAGTAAATATTTTTGATATTCACGGTATTGATACTGAAATAATTGCAGCAAGCATAAGAAACATAAATCATGTTACTGATTGTGCTAAGGCTGGTGCACATATTGCAACTATACCATATAGTATATTTAAGCAAATGGTTAGTCATCCACTAACTGATATAGGGATTAAGAAATTTTTAGATGATTGGAAATCAGTTAATTGA